From the Xenorhabdus ishibashii genome, one window contains:
- a CDS encoding phage tail protein yields the protein MSKLQHLTAFLRNNLPERLCETEFTSEMDEIRFIPAQRDLGLGQYQMFVQQYEAVIAWGRFPYRECDPRNIPLLIDAWLTAQGNSFGDANVEQEQPTLTVEVDGNTAVVVVSLSLAEPVVIREDPKGMIPFDGKRWSLAESEVWFAEQGAVHSVDETGAHIGKHPA from the coding sequence ATGAGTAAGTTACAGCATCTCACGGCTTTTTTACGGAATAACCTGCCGGAACGCCTCTGCGAGACGGAATTCACCAGTGAAATGGATGAAATCCGCTTTATTCCGGCACAGCGGGATTTAGGGCTGGGGCAATACCAGATGTTTGTCCAGCAATATGAGGCGGTGATTGCGTGGGGGCGCTTCCCCTATCGGGAGTGTGATCCGCGCAATATCCCCTTGCTGATTGATGCATGGTTAACTGCCCAGGGAAATAGTTTCGGTGATGCCAATGTCGAGCAGGAACAACCGACATTAACCGTTGAAGTGGACGGCAATACGGCGGTTGTCGTGGTGTCGCTGTCGCTGGCTGAACCCGTGGTGATACGGGAAGACCCGAAAGGCATGATCCCGTTTGATGGCAAGCGCTGGTCACTGGCCGAGTCCGAAGTCTGGTTCGCTGAACAAGGCGCGGTGCACAGTGTGGATGAGACGGGTGCCCACATAGGGAAACACCCTGCATGA
- a CDS encoding head completion/stabilization protein, translating to MFNGNTVDYRDAPLTNDGFWPDLNLREFQVNRKLPADLDNDMLANALLATVAEINLDLQRLRSRLQAKGYQRAADVAGITINGSNALVSQYKKAVYARAKADLLGEYTTLVSRAPNPGQESPEVRTRLLAEAAMVLRNMKGHGRVTVRSI from the coding sequence ATGTTTAATGGCAATACCGTGGATTACCGGGACGCCCCATTGACCAATGATGGCTTTTGGCCGGATTTAAATTTGCGGGAATTTCAGGTCAATCGCAAGCTGCCTGCGGACTTAGATAACGATATGTTAGCCAATGCGCTGCTGGCGACTGTGGCCGAGATCAATCTGGATTTACAGCGCCTGAGATCACGTTTGCAGGCCAAAGGTTATCAGCGGGCGGCCGATGTAGCAGGCATTACCATCAACGGGAGTAACGCCCTGGTCAGCCAGTATAAAAAAGCAGTATATGCCAGGGCAAAAGCCGATTTACTGGGGGAATACACAACGCTGGTTAGCCGTGCCCCCAATCCGGGACAGGAAAGCCCGGAAGTGCGCACCCGCCTGCTGGCAGAAGCTGCTATGGTACTGCGCAATATGAAAGGGCATGGACGTGTGACGGTACGATCCATATGA
- the gpM gene encoding phage terminase small subunit, protein MLSPAQRHRAEVELRQKLARQQAVAIADGASMHLQARAIEQDVKRLRQLTLTAERVEMKKRELLPNYLPTAQRYLDEGEVYGNPIFAYCVIWLFDIGEFDHGLDWADIAIEQGQLTPDHFRSSFPAFVADTVLLWAHREAEAGHSVEPYFSRTFQNVTEKWQVHEKIKAKYYKFAALMRLKGDNADIKASNVESLDVLEKADSWLAKAHQCNPASGVKTYRQRIAARIRALTTES, encoded by the coding sequence ATGTTGTCACCTGCTCAACGCCATCGGGCGGAAGTGGAGCTGCGCCAGAAACTGGCACGGCAACAGGCGGTTGCCATTGCCGATGGCGCGAGTATGCACCTGCAAGCCCGTGCCATTGAGCAGGATGTTAAGCGGTTGCGCCAGTTAACGCTGACCGCAGAACGGGTTGAGATGAAAAAGCGGGAACTGTTACCCAATTATCTGCCCACAGCCCAACGTTATCTGGATGAGGGCGAAGTGTACGGCAACCCGATTTTTGCCTACTGCGTGATTTGGTTATTTGATATTGGGGAGTTTGACCACGGTCTGGACTGGGCGGATATCGCCATTGAGCAGGGACAGCTCACCCCCGACCATTTTCGCAGTAGCTTCCCGGCATTCGTGGCCGATACCGTGTTGCTTTGGGCACACAGGGAAGCCGAAGCGGGTCATTCTGTTGAACCCTATTTTTCACGGACATTTCAGAATGTGACTGAAAAATGGCAAGTTCACGAGAAAATCAAGGCCAAGTACTACAAATTTGCTGCGTTAATGCGACTGAAAGGGGATAACGCTGACATTAAAGCCAGCAACGTAGAGAGCCTGGATGTGCTGGAGAAAGCCGATAGCTGGCTGGCAAAAGCGCATCAATGCAACCCGGCATCAGGCGTGAAAACCTATCGGCAACGGATTGCCGCCCGTATACGGGCACTGACAACCGAATCATAA
- a CDS encoding phage major capsid protein, P2 family gives MQLNQRARAFLQNYSAGLAEAYGVPDTSRYFALSDPKETALRSALLESVEFLNMITCADVDHLSGQVVSVGNPGLFTGRKKDGRFIRATGVDGNEYKLAETDSGAALKWDLLSIWANSGSEEEFFQRMQAFTNESFALDMLRVGFNGQRVAETTQPDENPNGEDVNKGWHQIAKEWNGGKQVITTPVKLDEHGDFSSLDAMASDLINTCIPQQFRHDPRLTVLVGADLVAAEQYRLYQAADRPTEKIAAQMLGSSIAGRPAMVPPFMPGKRMVVTMLPNLQILTQRNTRQRKAEFVDDRKQFENKYLRNEGYALETPELYAAYDEKAVTIGTVAEPAEKVETD, from the coding sequence ATGCAATTAAATCAACGGGCACGCGCTTTTTTGCAGAATTATTCTGCTGGACTCGCCGAAGCCTATGGGGTTCCTGATACTTCACGTTACTTCGCACTGTCTGATCCAAAAGAAACCGCGTTGCGCAGTGCGCTGCTGGAATCGGTTGAATTCCTCAACATGATCACCTGCGCGGATGTGGATCACCTTTCCGGACAAGTTGTCTCGGTCGGTAATCCAGGGCTTTTTACCGGGCGTAAAAAAGATGGTCGCTTTATCCGTGCCACGGGTGTCGATGGCAATGAATATAAATTGGCGGAAACTGATTCCGGCGCCGCGCTGAAATGGGACTTGTTGTCCATTTGGGCGAACTCCGGCAGTGAAGAAGAATTCTTCCAGCGTATGCAGGCATTCACCAATGAATCGTTTGCGCTGGATATGCTTCGCGTGGGCTTTAACGGTCAGCGAGTGGCGGAGACAACCCAACCGGACGAAAACCCGAACGGCGAAGATGTCAACAAAGGCTGGCATCAGATTGCCAAAGAGTGGAACGGCGGCAAGCAGGTCATTACCACGCCCGTGAAACTGGATGAACACGGTGATTTTAGCTCACTGGATGCGATGGCTTCCGATCTGATTAACACCTGCATTCCGCAACAGTTCCGCCATGATCCGCGTTTAACGGTACTGGTGGGTGCGGATTTGGTCGCCGCAGAGCAATACCGGCTGTATCAGGCTGCCGACAGGCCAACGGAAAAGATCGCCGCGCAAATGCTGGGGAGTTCTATCGCAGGGCGTCCGGCGATGGTGCCGCCGTTTATGCCGGGTAAGCGTATGGTGGTCACCATGTTGCCGAACCTGCAAATTCTGACCCAGCGCAATACCCGTCAGCGTAAGGCCGAGTTTGTCGATGACCGTAAGCAGTTCGAAAACAAATACCTGCGCAACGAAGGTTATGCACTGGAAACGCCGGAATTGTACGCAGCCTATGATGAAAAAGCCGTGACGATTGGCACGGTGGCTGAACCTGCGGAAAAAGTGGAAACAGACTGA
- a CDS encoding GPO family capsid scaffolding protein, whose protein sequence is MSQLMTNWICIAMEGDTVDGRVMEPQWILDAAELYDPQLYTAVIWPEHERWMGAMGEVLAVKAERGDDGLLRLYAQLRPNHRLLDANRDGQLLFTSVEFTPNGNFRGTGKSYLEGLAVTSSPASVGTTRLQFSKKKKTHRSGTYKPLVIDEIREFKQKGTTMAKGTKGTKKTWRSLFNIEEQAETPTEQPAGDDDGDALQAIAEALARMEDRLAAVEAAQASTEQVVDEVQEDVETVKEVVDTEEFARLRDSLPSILKNFGKLNKMATPLPKRNPQGNKNKNFNYL, encoded by the coding sequence ATGTCTCAGTTAATGACTAACTGGATATGTATTGCCATGGAAGGCGACACCGTTGATGGCCGGGTGATGGAACCGCAATGGATTCTGGATGCCGCAGAGCTTTATGATCCGCAACTCTATACTGCTGTTATCTGGCCGGAGCATGAACGCTGGATGGGCGCGATGGGGGAAGTGTTGGCGGTCAAAGCCGAACGGGGCGACGATGGGCTGTTACGCCTTTATGCGCAACTGCGACCCAATCACCGTTTGTTGGATGCCAACCGGGACGGGCAACTGTTGTTTACTTCCGTGGAATTTACGCCAAATGGTAACTTTCGCGGGACAGGCAAATCATATCTGGAAGGGCTGGCAGTCACCAGTTCGCCAGCCAGTGTGGGCACCACGCGCCTGCAATTTAGTAAAAAGAAAAAAACGCATCGGTCGGGGACTTATAAACCGCTGGTGATTGATGAAATCAGGGAATTTAAGCAAAAGGGAACAACGATGGCTAAGGGAACAAAAGGCACAAAGAAGACATGGCGTAGCCTCTTCAATATTGAAGAGCAGGCAGAAACCCCCACCGAGCAACCCGCTGGTGATGATGATGGTGATGCGTTGCAGGCAATCGCGGAAGCATTAGCCAGAATGGAAGATCGACTGGCCGCTGTGGAAGCGGCGCAAGCATCCACTGAGCAGGTCGTGGACGAAGTGCAGGAAGATGTCGAAACCGTTAAGGAAGTGGTCGATACCGAAGAGTTTGCCCGTTTACGTGACAGCCTGCCGTCGATTTTAAAGAACTTCGGCAAGCTGAATAAGATGGCAACGCCGTTGCCGAAGAGAAATCCGCAAGGCAATAAAAACAAAAATTTTAACTATCTGTAA
- a CDS encoding terminase large subunit domain-containing protein has translation MAKYSDELIKVAKSLYLRRYTPVEIARELNLPNRRIIYYWAEKGHWADMLSHESVIEAINRRIALLSERNNKTAPEQDELDRLIGHHVKLIAQENKHKEKLAEIKARAGSSSESEYAPSGDGEPKKKKRYRKNDISALTEEDFQTFVDSNLFGYQKHLRTNKQKSVRNILKSRQIGATWYFAFEAFEDAVLNGNRQVFLSASKPQAQVFRSYIVNFAEQLFGITLTGEHIRLSNGAELRFLSTNKNTAQSYNGHLYCDEYFWIPDFKRFNEVASAMATQDHFRTTYFSTPSAKTHPAYPFWTGDEWRGNDAKRKNVAFPTFDEYRDGGRDCPDGQWRYVITLEDAIKGGFNLASIDRLRNKYNKDSFNMLFMCVFVDSGASVFTYSQVDKCGVDINLWEDHNPNASRPFGEREVWGGFDPARSGDTSTFVIVAPPLMAGEAFRVLATFYWQGMNWKHQAKLIEELFKRYRFTHIGIDTTGIGHGVYEMVQDFAPRQTQAIHYSQQSKNQLVMKMIDVVSEERLEWDGEQKEILASFLAIRHTTTGKGGAMTFVADRSQETGHADVFWAISHALMNEPLNYEKKRTSKYQFSKAA, from the coding sequence ATGGCCAAATACTCAGATGAACTGATCAAAGTAGCAAAGTCGCTTTATCTGCGCCGCTATACGCCAGTTGAAATTGCCCGTGAATTAAATCTACCCAATCGGCGGATCATTTATTACTGGGCGGAAAAAGGGCACTGGGCGGATATGCTCAGTCATGAAAGTGTGATTGAGGCCATTAATCGCCGCATTGCATTGCTCAGTGAGCGCAATAATAAGACCGCACCCGAACAGGACGAACTCGACCGCCTGATAGGCCATCATGTCAAACTGATAGCACAGGAAAATAAACATAAAGAGAAGCTGGCTGAGATCAAGGCGCGGGCAGGCTCTAGCAGTGAAAGCGAATATGCCCCATCTGGGGACGGTGAACCGAAGAAAAAGAAACGCTACCGTAAAAATGATATTTCAGCGCTGACAGAAGAAGATTTCCAGACTTTTGTTGATAGTAATTTATTTGGTTACCAAAAACATTTACGTACTAACAAACAGAAGAGTGTGCGCAATATTTTAAAATCCCGCCAAATCGGGGCAACATGGTATTTTGCATTTGAAGCCTTTGAAGATGCGGTGTTAAACGGTAACAGGCAAGTTTTCTTATCCGCCTCCAAACCACAGGCACAGGTGTTCCGCTCCTATATCGTGAACTTTGCCGAACAGCTTTTCGGAATAACGTTAACGGGTGAGCACATCCGCCTGAGTAATGGTGCTGAATTGCGTTTTCTTTCGACCAATAAGAACACGGCACAATCTTACAACGGCCATCTCTATTGTGATGAATACTTCTGGATACCTGATTTTAAACGATTCAATGAAGTCGCTTCCGCAATGGCAACACAAGATCATTTCCGCACAACTTATTTTTCTACCCCCAGTGCGAAAACCCACCCTGCCTATCCGTTCTGGACAGGGGACGAATGGCGCGGCAATGATGCTAAACGTAAGAATGTGGCCTTTCCTACTTTTGATGAATACCGCGATGGCGGGCGCGATTGCCCTGATGGTCAGTGGCGTTACGTCATTACATTGGAAGACGCTATCAAGGGCGGCTTTAACCTCGCCAGTATCGACCGACTGCGCAATAAGTACAATAAAGACTCATTTAACATGCTGTTTATGTGTGTGTTTGTTGACAGCGGTGCATCAGTGTTTACCTACAGTCAGGTTGATAAATGCGGCGTAGATATCAATCTCTGGGAAGATCACAACCCCAACGCCTCGCGTCCGTTTGGTGAGCGTGAAGTCTGGGGCGGCTTCGACCCTGCCCGTTCCGGTGATACCTCTACCTTTGTGATTGTTGCCCCGCCGTTGATGGCAGGCGAAGCCTTTCGGGTGTTAGCCACGTTCTACTGGCAGGGCATGAACTGGAAGCACCAGGCGAAACTGATTGAAGAGCTGTTCAAGCGTTACCGCTTTACCCATATCGGCATTGATACCACGGGCATTGGGCACGGGGTCTATGAAATGGTGCAGGACTTCGCGCCCCGCCAGACACAGGCCATTCACTACAGCCAGCAAAGCAAAAACCAACTGGTCATGAAGATGATCGATGTGGTCAGCGAAGAACGTCTCGAATGGGACGGGGAACAAAAAGAAATCCTGGCCTCATTCCTGGCTATCCGCCATACCACCACGGGCAAAGGGGGTGCCATGACCTTTGTTGCCGACCGTTCGCAGGAAACCGGACACGCCGACGTGTTTTGGGCTATCTCCCATGCCCTGATGAATGAACCCCTCAATTACGAGAAGAAACGCACCTCCAAATATCAATTTTCAAAGGCAGCATGA
- a CDS encoding phage portal protein, whose protein sequence is MSKKTLRKTAKAAHTNPRQRKMSLITLGKPEPILTTMTDYQKIWYDNDYDHYTLPIDRLALAQLTNMNGQHGGIIYSRHNMIASDYLGGGLSHEQFRAAIINFLIFGDVAILKVCNFWGDIVRLEVLPSLYLRRRQDGDFVVLQEGEPLVYSPEEVIFIKQYDPQQQVYGLPDYIGGIHAALLNSEATIFRRRYYHNGAHTGGIIYTNDPNVSDETEEEIIRKLQQSKGIGNFDTLFVNIPNGDPDGIKFIPVGDISANDEFANVKSISSQDVLTAHRFPAGLAGIIPTNAAGLGDPEKARAAYRLDEVIPVQNMFMNAINTPDVPEILHIRFQQDNAISGEE, encoded by the coding sequence ATGAGCAAGAAAACGTTAAGGAAAACCGCCAAGGCAGCGCATACTAACCCCCGTCAACGGAAAATGAGCCTGATCACACTGGGTAAGCCTGAACCAATACTCACCACTATGACGGATTACCAGAAAATCTGGTATGACAACGATTATGATCATTACACCCTGCCCATTGACCGTCTGGCACTGGCGCAGCTCACCAACATGAACGGGCAACACGGCGGTATAATCTACTCCCGCCACAATATGATTGCCTCTGATTACCTCGGTGGCGGACTGAGCCACGAACAATTCAGGGCAGCTATTATCAATTTCCTGATTTTCGGGGATGTGGCCATCCTGAAAGTGTGCAACTTCTGGGGGGATATTGTCAGACTGGAGGTGCTGCCCTCCCTTTACCTGCGCCGCCGTCAGGACGGCGATTTTGTGGTCTTGCAGGAAGGTGAGCCACTGGTTTACTCACCGGAAGAAGTGATCTTCATTAAGCAATATGACCCACAACAGCAGGTTTATGGCTTGCCGGATTATATCGGCGGTATCCATGCGGCCTTGCTCAACTCAGAAGCGACCATCTTTCGCCGCCGCTATTACCACAATGGTGCCCACACAGGCGGCATCATTTACACCAATGATCCCAATGTCTCTGATGAAACCGAAGAAGAAATTATCCGGAAACTGCAACAAAGCAAGGGGATCGGTAATTTTGACACCCTGTTCGTGAATATTCCCAATGGCGACCCTGACGGCATCAAGTTTATTCCGGTCGGGGACATTTCCGCCAATGATGAATTTGCCAATGTCAAAAGTATCAGCTCACAAGACGTGCTGACCGCCCACCGATTTCCGGCCGGACTGGCGGGTATTATCCCGACCAATGCCGCCGGATTGGGAGATCCGGAAAAGGCGCGGGCTGCCTACCGTCTGGATGAAGTTATCCCTGTTCAAAATATGTTCATGAATGCGATAAATACCCCTGATGTGCCAGAAATATTACATATCCGTTTTCAACAAGATAACGCAATTTCGGGTGAAGAATGA
- a CDS encoding ogr/Delta-like zinc finger family protein, whose protein sequence is MSKKMVKSRQIDTLGMRNMRVLKIICTECGAKAVIRKTNRMHREIADVYCSCSDVECGHTFVMNLAFSHTISPSAKTGNILLQTVINNLNPQQRQMALDLLQANAA, encoded by the coding sequence ATGAGCAAGAAAATGGTAAAATCGAGGCAAATCGATACATTGGGAATGAGGAACATGCGCGTATTAAAAATCATCTGTACCGAGTGCGGTGCTAAGGCCGTCATTCGCAAAACTAACCGGATGCACCGCGAAATTGCTGATGTGTATTGTTCATGCTCTGATGTTGAGTGCGGCCATACGTTTGTGATGAACCTGGCGTTTTCACACACTATCAGCCCCAGCGCCAAAACGGGCAATATCCTGTTGCAGACCGTGATTAATAACCTCAATCCGCAACAGCGCCAGATGGCGTTAGACTTGCTGCAAGCCAATGCGGCATGA